ATTAAATGCAGGAATTTTACTTGTAATCGGGGCGTTTTATGCTGCAGCTTTGCTTCTTAGCAAAGGATCCAGCGCTGCGTTTTTCACCCACGGTCTTGCTTGATTAATGGGTTTGTGTAAAGacctgggttcaattcctgtAAAGTCATGAAGATTtatagaaaagaaaatctgtacCTCTGCTATTCTGTCTGATTCATGCTGATTGTAGAGCACCAAACCCTTTCGACACACTCGGCAGAACAGAGGACGGAGTGGgcagatgaggatgaggaaagaaacaatacaggaggagaaaaaaagtgctgatctccctctctccctcgttccctctctgtctctccattcctctctccctccctctcatttAGTAAGCTGACTGTTTCCGTACAGAAAACTGACTCCTACGCTATTCTGCCTGGCCTATTTATCAAAGTGATCGGCGTATGAAGGAGTCGGATACGCACAGGAGGCTCgctttaagtgtgtgtatgagagagatgGTGATACGTGCTGTTCCGGCTGCTCAGAGGTTAAGTCTTGCTGACGTGGTCATTTTTACTCTCTCGGTCATGAGACAGCCGTGGATACAATTTATTTCAGCCTTTTTCCAGAAAAAGCAGTCTTGCATTTTGTTGCCAACAAATCACTCGAGATCAGCATAATTCTGAAAAAGACAGTAGCAATAAATCAGACCAAAATACATAATGTTCCTGTGCGGGTTATTGTGAATAATCAGTCAATATGAGCATCTGAGAGTCTTTATCctgaaaataaaacttaaaatagtCAGAAAAGAACAGCTTAAGTAAATGGTGGATCAATCAATTAGATGCTCGTCAATcagctgcaacattttttttcagaatcgATTTGTCGTTTAagtaatttttcaagcaaaaatggcaacaaaaaaaagattgattcCAAATTTCAGtatttgctggttttctgtgactgtaaactgaacgtctttgaaaaaaaacattatgtcaCCATGGGCTCTGGAAACTTGTGATATACATATTTTCTATTCACTTTgagtaattcatttattttattaatttattttagagtgtttgtgtttaccgCTACAGTacacaataacatttaaagACGGACTATTAgtatttacatatacagtaccagtcaaaagtttggacacaccttctcattcaactactttgaagaatctaaaatataaaacatattctggtttgttgagcatttgtttgtttaccacataattccatatgtgttgtatatagtttggatgtcttcaatattaatctacaatgtagaaaaaaaccattgaatgagaaggtgtgtccaaacttttgactggtactgtatatgtagaaatatatatatatagtttttgttgttgttgataatgtattgttgttgttattatatattcaatCTTCTTAAAATATGTAGTCATCAATATTATGTAGTCATATTTTACgtatattcattttgttttctggatAATATTGTTAAATCGTAATATCATATAGGttgaggcttcaaataagcacAGTGGGGTGATATTATGTATCTTATTTTTTCATAGTGCAAAATGAACTTAACCAAACCAATTATTGGTACAATAAGTGACTAACCATCCATATAATGTTATACCTGGTGTAATATAACCTGTTTGCTCACACAACGTACATCTCCATTCGGGTCTTACAGCTCTGGCACCTGCACAAACCTAAACGTGTAAACGTTAAACTTGTCACCATCGCTAAAGCTATACTGTCCGTGAAGGTAGCACTGTAACCAGCCCGCGAGAGCAGGAGACAAAACGTCACCAATCTACTAAAAAAACCACCTggaccagtcaaaagtttggtcacaccttctcattcaactactttgaagaatctaaaatataaaacatattctggtttgttgagcatttgtttgtttaccacataattccatatgtgttccttcatagtttggatgtcttcaatattaatctacaatgtagaaaaaataaataaaaataaaaataaagagaaaccattgaatgagaaggtgtgtccaaacttttgactggtactgtatatatatatatataaatcaatatatatgtatatatatatagcttctAGAGAACTACACATTTTGGTGGATTCAGGGGCTGAATGTAGCAGTGCATTGTGGGGAAAGTAATTATCTGATCAATCTGGTTATTGGAAAGGAGaatgtattcataaaaacaatgcTTCTAGTGATAATACATCATCAACACTCAAGGTGCGAGGTGGCTACTCGTGCAATTAAACTGGGAGGGGGTCAACTGAGTTTAGGATGGGGTTTCCCCCCTTCATCAAAAAGGTCTTGATTATTGTATGTAGTCTGTGCTAAGTGAACTGGAAGGTGTTTCCTTACCGCACAGGAGCTGCATCCAGGCGCAGGTCTTGTAAACGGTGGAGGtgttgcagaagaagaagagcgcCATGCAGGCGATGCAGCCGAGgatcagcaccatggagagcAGCACGAACACCGCGGCCGCCTTGAAGGCGCCGGACGGGATGGAGCCGAAGTCGGCGAAGCTGCCCGAGCAGGTGAGCTCTCGGTTGGGCGACGGCCCGGTGCCCACGCAGTAGTGGAAGAGGCCGAAGTAGCCGGCCTGCGGCGTGCTGACGCTGTCGCCGATCCAGTAGGGCTGGATGAACACCACCACGTTGACGATGGCGAAGCAGATGGTGAAGATGGCCCACAGCACGCCGATGGCGCGGGAGTTGCGCATGTAGTTGTCATGGTAGATCTTGGAGGCTTCTTGGGAAGGCAacatgtttggtgtttttttttttcttttctctccttgtaTCTCTCTTTCCACCCCCAGtcctcctgcttttttttttttttttttttttttagaaatgccCCCCCTCAGTGCCCAGATATGTCCTTCTATAGATATGAAaacccccccatccccccccacacacacacactttggctATCTCTTGTGTGGCTGTTAAAGGCTATTAAAACAGGCCGACATAACCACACGGTCAAACAtggtaaaagaaaagaaatgagtGAGGGGGAAATGCTACATTGaaggaatacacacacacaaaaaagaaaaacccaacaACCCCATAGCCTACCTACACCACTAATGAATAATTGACCGAGACCAGTGATTCAACATAGCCGTCTGAGGCGCGCCTCCTCGGGGCTTACACCATGAATGATTGAGAACCAAAAATAATCCATCCAaacaggattttctttttcttttatttcacagtgGCCGGGCGGGTGggtgggttgtgtgtgtgtgtgtgtgaggtgagaTGAGGTGAaggggtggaggggtggaggaggggtgtGGGTTAAAGCTGCCTTCCTTCCTCATCCATCAGTCCAGATCCGTCTCCAGgatgtcctcttcttcttttcttttttttttttatttaccatccGCGGGATGAGGACGCGCCGGCGGTGGATCCTCGTTGGTACCGTCACCGAGGCATccgtaggggggggggggggttcccctttttttttttttttttctctccctcctctgctcgCCCCTCAGCGTCCgcgcagcatgtgtgtgtgagggggtgagggggtgagggggtggggggaggaaaAATAGAAACGGAATGAAAACCaaaagagggggggaggaggagaagaacgaaagagagaaaaaaaaataggttttcAACTGGAGCCCTTTGTCAAATTGCAACAGTCCTTCCTCGTAAATCCGACATCCTCCACCGCCTCGACTCCATCACCAGCATggtcctgtttgtgtgtcttatcCAGCCGTATCCAGtatgtctcctctctctctctctctctctctctctctctctctctctttcgccgtcctcctccagccctctctctctctcctccggaAGATGCTGATGTTGGACTGATGACAGCGACTGAGCGCGGTTCACGTAcgcgcagcagcagcagcaggaggagagaagggggatTGAAGCGCGTCTCCGCTGACTCCCTCACGTTTTGGTGACGGACACGCGCGAGAAAGCCTTAAATGTGAGAAGATGCGCGTTCACTGTGTGATGGAGCCAATCCTGAAATCAAAAATACTTCTGGCCCTTTTATATTAACAGCATATTGGCTGCTAATTGGCAAATGCAACGGTGCTAATAACTGCTGTATTCCTTTCAGTTCAATAtacaaatatgtgaaatgaaCAATAATAAGTGGAAATGTCAAACGTTTTGATCTTTTATTTagttcctgtaagtcgctttggatctTTTCGCTCCATAAGCatatggagaaaaataaaaacctcatGGAAACCACTTGTACGGCGCTTCTTCCATGGCAAACGCGTAATGTTGTTGCGCGTGGTTAACAAGGGATGCCGAATAAGTAACCATTGATGTATACTTGTTGGTGGAGGGTTTTATATCCCACCTCCACTCACCCCCAATTTGGTTTGGGATGGCAGTTCATATGGTGGCCACCCCACGCGAATGCGCGAACTGAGTGCTAGTGGGTGGTGAGAGGGTGTTGGAGCCAGATTGGAATTGGGTCGTCCACTGGAAGGCATGAATGTCTGCAACAAATTTTGGTTCCAACCCGTCTGGTAGATCTTGTTATATAACACAGGATAAGTGATTAAACTTTGACCCATGGTGGTGCAAGAGAAAAGTCAAGTGCAATACATGGACTATCAATGGAAGTAAAAAATGCCATGGCAACTTATCATgtagctgttgagatatttaaatCCGGACCAAAGTGGAGGACCAACCAACCGACATCGCCATGTATGGAGTCACGGTGCTATCAGGTGTAAATATTCTGGTGAATCAAATCAATCCCTTTTGTGAtcatgcaaaagaaaatgatcagaaGATAACGGGTAAATACTATATAAATTTGAAGAGTGTAAAATGAGCGCACTTTGAATCTACGAGTTACAATGTTGGCCATccccatcttggtttttgtgcAACCAGAGGTGACGCAAGACTAATTACAAACACTgagtaagacatttttagggcAACCGAAATataacaattaactttcatgaagtgaaataCACTGTGAAAGGTTGAAGTTTTAAGAGAAAACTCTCAGACTGGACAACGCTGTGGTGGTGACATGTCAATCACCagttagccccgccctaaagcataccctgctttatggtctatttgactctaaatggaccataatttactaaattaacatcatgctgtattgaagaagacttgaaactaaagatagagaccataaactcatgtttacaatgtttagtgaggaaataaatcaagtgagaactACTcctttttctcatagacttctatacaatcaaacTTCTTTATGCAGAGAGTAGCCCCCTGATGAaaattagagagaatgcaagttaaaggcattttagcattggcttcacttttcagacccggaggttgccgTAACTGCACATTGATGGCAAAACTGGGCCAAGACTGGTCTGCAAAGGAGTGTAGGCTTCAGAGGTGGAACATGCAAAGACTTTAGCGTTAGATGATCACTATGGGGCTCAAATTTGGTCCTCAAGTAAGTTGCATTTTAGTTTGACTAAATATAACGAGTCAGCGGGATCTCAGAGGACCAAAAGCACCTTCCCTCCTGTCTCCAGATTCATGCTTGGCAGTTCGTACATAAATCAGATTAATGATGCACAAGCTCAATTCTTCCTGTCTTACCTTCTGGACGTGCTGTCTCGCTTCAAACACAAGTATCACATCTGGATGCTGtccaaacaaacatgtatttttgccCTCTTACTTTCCCTGCACTCATACTATCTTTCTTAAACCCCGGGGCCTCCTGTCATctgttagcagcagcagcagcagcagcagcagcagcgggggAGTTGACAAGCTGTGTAAGTGTGTTCCTGTGTGCCTGTATTTTCATGTGTGCATGTAGTGGCGTGTGGGGATtcatgtgtgtgagcatgtgtgtgtgctaaaaTTGGCAGAGAGAAGGCAAAAAGGTGCAGCGTGGCTGCTGAAGTGAAGACATGTCAGCTGAAGAAAATAGGCTTGCACACAGCGAGGGGACGCCTCTTGGGGGGCGAGAGGCGttttcagagagaaagagatttttgaattgtgtgtttgtgaatgtcaGTGTAAAAATAGTCATAGGCAGGCCAGCTTCATATTATATCAATTGCTGTTTATAATACACATTTGAAGTCCTCTCAGTATGCATGTTTAACGCAGTATTTCCTACCACGTTTCAGTGCTGAGATGGAAACATGATCTTGTGTTAGGTTGTCACCTGCTGGCATGTCGATGAACTGCCAGTGTGTTATGGAGGGAAATGATCCATCTTAGAGCGTCTAGAGTGCCGTTACAGCTTTAtgcatttcctaaaacagctcaTAAGATGCAGAAGATAAGGCTCACAACAATAAATCACGTCAATAAATCCAATGAAAACAACTGAACTAACTAAGTGCATCAGTGTGTCTCTCAATACTTTGACTCCCTATCCATTCATTCCTTTTATACTAATAGATTTTTAGTAAGATATATCAAGCTTTTGGCTATGCACACAATCCTTGCAAGTATGGTCAATTCATTCTTGGTTATAGTTTTTGgagggatttgttgacaaaggAGAAGTTAAAACATATCACCAGACTTATCCTTTAAAGGAGACACATTATGCAAATGTTCACGTTCATACTTGTACACTATTTGGgatttctactagaacatgttcaTGTGCTTTTATGTTTAGAAAACCCATCAGTTTTGTTATAGTGTCTGTCTAAATGTACCTGTAATCACCCTCTGTCTGagtgctctgattggcttgtgagAAAAGCACAGGGTTCCCGCTCATCcttaaactatttttaattaattcatctaAAAATAAgtcctttttattaaaatgtcttatatCAATCTTTCAAAAGtcttaaaaacgtttttttctgtctttgcaaCTTAATATCTCGAAATAATTGgtaacatttaatacatttaatccctcaacatttctttttacaatcaacacatgatatgatgaaggcacttgcaaatgacaaggtagtacaacatctaaaccatactttggtgtttaattTTTACCTCTTTGCTAAAgattttattaaacatgtttagttTGGCCACCAATTTAACATGTTATAATGTTGTTATACCATGAATTTTGCAACTTACTTTACATGTATAATGTAATCCACTACACAGCAAAACTTCATTCTGTTGTTCATGTTCAAGAAAATCAACTTGGTGTTCTCTGAATGATTCAGATGCTCAAAGTAGAAGCTAGAACTGCTTACTTCGCAAACTTAATCTCTTCCtcaaagaaaaatccaaagGTTTTGTTTGACACAATTAATAGAATTGTTTCACCGTCTGTCTCTACAATACCATGTTTTTCTAATGATGACTGTAACAagtttcttatattttttattgataagGTAATGGCCATTAGGTCCAGTATTCAGCCTGGGACTTGCTCAAGAAACTCTAGCTACTCTAATTCTCCTACTGTTCTGGAGTCTTTCCAGCCTATCAGCCTACAAGACCTGATGGCCTTAATTAAGAAAACCAAGCAATCATCTTGCCCTCTGCCGTAACATCTATCGTTAATTCATCATTGTCTACCGGAAGCATCCCATGCTATTTCAAGCATGCAACTATCCAGCctattttgaagaaaacaaacctAAATCCAGCTTTGCCCATGAACTACAGGCCAACATCAAAACTTCCCTTTCTTTCTAAAATTTTAGAAAAGGTTGTCGCTAACCAACTTACTGCTGCACTGGAGAGGCATAACATGTACGACAAGTTCCAGTCAGGGTTTTGGAAACAGCACTCTACTGAAACCGCTCTCCTGAGGGTTTCAAATGACTTATTGATGTCTTCTGATGCAGGTGATTGTTCTGTCTTAATACTTCTCGACCTCAGCTCTGCATTCGACACTGTAGACCATAACATCCTCATTGAGAGGCTACGTGATTGGGTAGGCATATCTGGCATAGCATTGGAGTGGTTTTCatcttacctcactgacagaagtTTTACCATCTCTGCTGGAGAGTTTGTGTCTGATACCACTTAACTCTCATGTGGTGTACCGCAGGGCTCAGTCCTGGGccctttgttgttttctttatatttattacctTTGGGAAATATCATAAGTGCATACAATGTGGCATATAATTTATATGCGGATGACATACAACTCTGTCTTTCATTTAAACCCAGTGAGGTTGTTAGTCTTTCTAGACTTCTAAACGCTATAAGGGACTGGACAGCTAAAAATTCCTTACAACTTAATGACGATAAGACGGAGGTCATGATTATTGCACCGGATGAAGTTGACTCCCTATGACTCAACCTGCGAAATCATAGGGGTCATTTTTGACAAATCCTTGCGAAATCTGAGGGGTCATTTGTTAAACAGCTGTCCAAAACTTTTTTCCACCTCAGAAACATTGGTAAACTGAGATCTCTTGTATCACAATCTGAACTGGAGATgctcatacatgcatttatttcctcCCGCATTGACTACTGTAACGCCCTATTCTCCTCACTCAGTACATCTGCACTTAACCGTTTCCAGTcaatccagaatgctgcagctaGACTACTGACTAGGACAAATAGACGGTCTCACATCACCCCCATTCTCAAATCTCTCCACtggcagagatgaggacactgagggcagaggagctgaggatggaccggGAGGGACAGGTGCAGATGAGCAAGTGCAACTGGAGCTGAAGAGACagcaatatgattattttaaaaaaaacctacccATTTCttgtggcaaaaaataaaaaaattgggaTGTGATGCAGTGCGGCATCATCACTTGGGGCAGAGAACAGGTAGTCCCTGTTGAATATAGGATACACTTTAAAATCCTCAAACTCACTTACAGATCACTTACAGATCACTACACGGCCAGATCACTACATGGCAGAACTTCTTCACCCCAATTTAACAGCCCGCACTCTACGGTCAAACGACTTGAATTTGCTTTCTGTCCCACGCACTCGCCTTAGAACCCGTGGTGACCGAGCCTTTGAGTCAGTAGCTCTAAAACTATGGAACGCTCTGCCAGCACACCTACAGTTAGCTGAATCGGTGATTTCTTTCAAATGCCAGATTAAGACTTACCTTTTTAGAAAGCCCTTTGTATATAACTCATGCTCCAGGTCTGCTTTTAACTTatgttataattttttttgactgtcttttgtacctttttaacacgttttaatgttttatgtcttgtttttattgatttgtataTGTTTTCTTGCTTGACTGTAATTACGctgctgttaagcactttgtgacccctgtctgtgaaaagcgctttataaataaaatgtattttattattatttataagaTGTATTCATGAAGACAGAATGAGCCTCAAATCAAATAGTgagttaaatgtgtgtattgATATGTTCATGCTTACAGTCTCGCATATAAATGCATGCGTgttcattttctcctctgtctTGAAATGAAATGGATGTTTGATGTATCCTGTGAGACAATGAAAGCATTGGAACTGATTGAAAATTCTAGGGAATGACCCTCTGGATGAGACAAAATATACTAAATTCCAATATCTGAGGATGAACAAAGTTCCATACACAATATTTGAGTTGCAGTGTGGTGCACTGAACACTGGGAGGGAGCATTTCATCAAACCTGGCACAGTAAAAGATCAGGCTGCTCTTCATTTCAATGGAcgttttttccttttatacaGTTACAACCACTCTGTTATAGCTCAGGCTTTTTGCTCTTTATATTATGTCACAGTCATCTTCATAAACTAAAGCTAAAGGACTAAGTTCAGTTCCAAAGCTTATTTTCCAATtagtaataaatatataactccTTTTCTTACTGTTCGGGTGTATTGACTGCTTACTTTTAGTTTTCATAGGTGACAGGTGGACACAATTGTGTAGTGAGCGATCCTGAAAACGCACGTCACACCCTGAAACAATAATTAGGATCAACCTTTGTGGGTGGACTGAGATGGTTGTCTGACAGGTCCCATAGTTCTCTCTGTTTCAGAAGGCTGATTGAACTCAAGAGTGTGGCGATGCTGTTGTTCCTGTTGTCTCTTGTGCTGACGCCGGTCCAGCTGATCACAGGCTCCCACGTTGGCAGCGCTCGTGGTGAGTCGGGgccactcaaacacacaagccCTGGGAATCCAATATGCTGTCACATGATCAAAGGGCGTTTCAAACTGGGATCTGAGGCGGAAATTTACAAATGGCCACATGTCGCAAGGCTAGACACGGTCAGAAACACAGTGAGAAaccaaaatgctgaaaaaatcTGAATGGAAAATTTCATCACAGAAAACATCAATATCCTTTATCTTACACAGTGCCACAATGTCCACACAGAATATCTAATGCTGTGTGTTACTAATGGGAGTTTGATCACAGGATCACTCGTGTTTATTCGAGTAATAGACGCAAGGTAGGatcatttttttcatccccTTTCAGAAAAGTACTTTTTGAGGAGCatcacataagataagataagataagataagataatcctttattagtcccgcagcggggaaatttgcagacttacaacagcgtagagtaaagtgcacacaagagacatagtagaagaagacaagctaagaataaaaaataaagaaataaaaaataaaaattattataaataagcaataaaaaacagtagaaaaaaacaacaataactgaaatattatatttacagac
The sequence above is a segment of the Anoplopoma fimbria isolate UVic2021 breed Golden Eagle Sablefish chromosome 12, Afim_UVic_2022, whole genome shotgun sequence genome. Coding sequences within it:
- the LOC129100296 gene encoding LHFPL tetraspan subfamily member 4 protein-like, whose product is MLPSQEASKIYHDNYMRNSRAIGVLWAIFTICFAIVNVVVFIQPYWIGDSVSTPQAGYFGLFHYCVGTGPSPNRELTCSGSFADFGSIPSGAFKAAAVFVLLSMVLILGCIACMALFFFCNTSTVYKTCAWMQLLCGVCLVLGCMIFPDGWDAEVIRDMCGEHTGKYSLGDCSVRWAYMLAIMGILDALILSFLAFVLGNRQTDFYLDDLQMDNKDFAVSRIEVRDRREPRYGVQRLH